In Dietzia sp. ANT_WB102, a genomic segment contains:
- a CDS encoding adenosylcobinamide-GDP ribazoletransferase — MLDAVRLALSWMTVLPVGRPGVPDPAAAGRAMTAMPVVGLVCGTVATALAHGAHTVGAGAHLSGVVGVAAMLALTRGMHVDALADVADGLGSYAGPDRALEIMRSGSIGPMGAATLVLVLLAEVAALGTLVDSGAWLAPVAAVVLSRCLPVILLRRGVPAASATGFGALVAGSQSRGVVMTTGLVCAVAGGALAGSGWSDGTWWAPAAGVAAGIFSYTAAAGFGRHAVRRFGGINGDVLGSVIEMGTAAALVAAVLLL, encoded by the coding sequence GTGCTCGACGCGGTCCGGCTCGCCCTCTCGTGGATGACGGTGCTGCCCGTGGGCCGACCTGGTGTGCCCGACCCGGCGGCGGCCGGGCGGGCGATGACGGCGATGCCCGTCGTGGGACTCGTGTGCGGCACCGTCGCGACAGCGCTCGCCCACGGCGCACACACCGTGGGAGCGGGGGCACATCTGTCCGGCGTTGTCGGCGTCGCGGCCATGCTGGCATTGACGCGGGGCATGCACGTGGACGCACTGGCGGACGTCGCGGACGGGCTGGGCTCGTATGCCGGGCCGGACCGTGCGCTGGAGATCATGCGATCCGGGTCCATCGGGCCGATGGGCGCCGCCACCCTCGTATTGGTGCTGCTGGCAGAAGTTGCGGCCCTGGGCACCCTGGTCGACTCGGGAGCCTGGCTGGCCCCGGTCGCCGCAGTGGTCCTGTCCCGCTGCCTACCGGTGATCCTTCTGCGCCGTGGCGTCCCCGCAGCCTCGGCGACCGGTTTCGGTGCACTCGTCGCCGGCTCGCAGTCTCGCGGCGTCGTGATGACGACCGGACTAGTCTGTGCGGTCGCCGGCGGCGCACTGGCGGGGTCCGGATGGTCGGACGGAACGTGGTGGGCGCCCGCGGCCGGCGTCGCTGCGGGAATCTTCTCCTATACCGCGGCGGCGGGGTTCGGCCGACACGCCGTCCGTCGATTCGGCGGGATCAACGGCGACGTCCTCGGATCGGTGATCGAGATGGGCACCGCCGCCGCACTGGTGGCGGCGGTGCTCCTGCTCTGA
- the cobT gene encoding nicotinate-nucleotide--dimethylbenzimidazole phosphoribosyltransferase: protein MRLLVLGGTRSGKSAHAESVAAATGGGDVVYVATARRDPDDDEMSARIEAHRDRRPSDWQTEETEDIVRVLAEHPTSTVLVDDIGGWLTRRMDATLGWTDGGAAVADDLDTLVSAVADHPGSLVLVSPEVGLGVVPDTLSGRVFADVIGSLNRRLAAVCDSAVLVVAGRALPLDAPTPHHGATVTTGTTAAAAVTQATADGVAAAPADAVTPPAATVAAERYTPGDNDISHDFPGLGDVAYYDDPVTFPPVHPPSHSVAEEARARHLTLTKPANSLGRLEELGVWISSCQEACPPRPLDRARVVVFAGDHGVAEHGVSAFPRDVTLQMADNIVAGGAAVSVLAGTAGATVRVADMAMSAERPGRLDDHKIRRSSGSIDREDALSPEEVRAAIAAGRRIADEEVDSGADLLIAGDLGIGNTTPATVLTCLVTGREPVELVGRGTGIDDEGWMRKTAAIRDAMFRASGDLRDPVAMLRKVGGADLAAMAGFLAQAAIRKTPCLLDGSVVTAAALMAEALAPGSRQWWTAGHRSAEPAHTAALTYLSLEPILEHSMRLGEGSGAVAALPVVHNSVAILTQMATFADAGVSGKD, encoded by the coding sequence ATGCGCCTGCTCGTCCTCGGTGGTACCCGCTCAGGAAAATCCGCTCACGCCGAGTCCGTGGCCGCCGCCACCGGCGGCGGTGACGTCGTGTACGTGGCCACAGCCAGACGAGACCCCGACGACGACGAGATGTCCGCGCGGATCGAGGCACACCGCGATCGCAGGCCCTCGGACTGGCAGACGGAGGAGACGGAGGACATCGTCCGAGTCCTCGCCGAGCACCCGACCTCGACCGTCCTGGTGGACGATATCGGGGGGTGGCTGACGCGCCGTATGGACGCCACCCTCGGGTGGACCGACGGTGGCGCCGCAGTGGCCGATGACCTCGACACACTCGTCTCCGCTGTTGCCGACCACCCCGGATCCCTCGTCCTGGTCTCTCCCGAGGTCGGCCTGGGTGTCGTCCCGGACACACTCTCGGGTCGGGTCTTCGCCGATGTCATCGGGTCGCTCAACCGGAGGCTCGCCGCGGTGTGTGACTCGGCCGTCCTCGTCGTCGCCGGCCGTGCGCTCCCCCTCGACGCTCCCACCCCGCACCACGGTGCGACCGTGACCACCGGGACCACCGCCGCCGCCGCGGTCACGCAGGCCACGGCCGACGGAGTCGCTGCCGCTCCCGCGGACGCGGTGACCCCACCCGCCGCGACGGTCGCCGCAGAGCGGTACACACCCGGGGACAACGACATCTCCCACGACTTCCCGGGACTGGGTGACGTCGCCTACTACGACGACCCCGTCACCTTCCCGCCGGTCCACCCGCCGTCCCACTCCGTCGCCGAAGAAGCCCGCGCCCGACATCTCACGCTGACCAAACCCGCGAATTCCCTCGGTCGGCTCGAGGAACTGGGCGTGTGGATCTCCTCGTGCCAGGAGGCATGCCCACCCCGGCCGCTCGACCGCGCCAGGGTGGTGGTGTTCGCCGGTGACCACGGGGTCGCTGAACACGGGGTGTCCGCGTTCCCACGCGATGTCACGTTGCAGATGGCCGACAACATCGTGGCCGGCGGGGCGGCAGTGTCCGTCCTCGCGGGCACCGCCGGCGCCACGGTCCGGGTGGCAGACATGGCGATGTCGGCCGAGCGGCCCGGGAGACTCGACGATCACAAGATCCGCCGCTCCAGCGGCTCGATTGATCGGGAGGATGCCCTGAGCCCCGAGGAGGTGCGCGCCGCGATCGCCGCAGGCCGGCGCATCGCCGACGAGGAGGTCGACTCTGGGGCCGACCTGCTCATCGCCGGAGACCTCGGAATCGGTAACACCACGCCGGCCACAGTGTTGACGTGCCTCGTCACCGGGCGCGAGCCGGTTGAGCTGGTCGGGCGCGGGACCGGGATCGACGACGAGGGGTGGATGCGAAAGACCGCCGCGATCCGGGACGCCATGTTCCGGGCGTCCGGCGACCTGCGTGACCCCGTGGCGATGCTACGCAAGGTCGGCGGTGCGGACCTCGCCGCGATGGCCGGGTTCCTGGCCCAAGCCGCGATCCGAAAGACTCCGTGTCTGCTCGACGGTTCCGTGGTCACCGCCGCCGCGCTCATGGCCGAGGCACTGGCCCCCGGTTCCCGCCAGTGGTGGACGGCCGGCCACCGCAGCGCCGAGCCCGCTCACACCGCAGCTCTGACGTACCTCTCACTGGAGCCCATCCTCGAACACTCGATGCGCCTGGGCGAAGGGAGTGGCGCCGTCGCCGCCCTACCCGTCGTCCACAACTCCGTCGCGATCCTCACGCAGATGGCGACGTTCGCCGACGCCGGGGTCAGCGGCAAGGACTGA
- a CDS encoding carbohydrate kinase family protein, which produces MSVVITGSIATDHLMSFSGRFSEQLLPDQLAHVSLSFLVDSLQIRRGGVGGNIAFALGVLGRQPHLVGAAGEDFADYRDWLERHGVDCSAVHISSALHTARFVCTTDSEMAQLASFYPGAMGEAATISLAGLVERIGRPEIVLIGANDPTAMHSHTVECRKLGLEFAADPSQQLAFLDGDAAGALVDGARYLFTNEYEYGLLLSKTGWTAAELDSKVGTRVTTRGGNGVVIVEQGEEPIEVGIVPSTNLLDPTGVGDGFRAGFLSGVLDGLSLERAAQFGALIATHVLETTGTQEWTIDPAAARRRLVDTYGDEAAEELSTLLPA; this is translated from the coding sequence ATGTCCGTCGTCATCACAGGTTCCATCGCCACCGACCACCTCATGAGCTTCTCGGGTCGCTTCTCCGAGCAGCTGCTGCCGGATCAGCTCGCGCACGTGTCGCTGAGCTTCCTGGTGGACTCGCTACAGATCCGCCGCGGCGGGGTTGGCGGGAACATCGCCTTCGCGCTCGGCGTCCTGGGCCGGCAGCCCCATCTGGTCGGGGCCGCGGGCGAGGACTTCGCCGATTACCGCGACTGGCTCGAGCGGCACGGCGTCGACTGCTCGGCGGTCCATATCAGCTCCGCATTGCATACTGCGCGTTTTGTGTGCACGACCGATTCTGAGATGGCGCAGCTCGCGTCTTTCTACCCCGGAGCGATGGGGGAAGCTGCCACCATCTCTCTGGCCGGACTGGTCGAGCGGATCGGTCGGCCCGAGATCGTACTCATCGGTGCCAACGATCCCACTGCCATGCATTCCCACACCGTGGAGTGCCGCAAGCTCGGTCTGGAGTTCGCCGCTGACCCCTCCCAGCAGCTGGCGTTCCTCGACGGGGACGCGGCCGGCGCGTTGGTTGACGGCGCCCGCTACCTGTTCACTAATGAGTACGAGTACGGACTGCTGCTCAGCAAGACCGGGTGGACGGCCGCGGAGCTGGACTCCAAGGTCGGCACTCGCGTGACCACCCGCGGCGGGAACGGCGTGGTGATAGTCGAGCAGGGCGAGGAGCCGATCGAGGTCGGGATCGTGCCGTCGACGAATTTGCTCGATCCCACGGGCGTCGGCGACGGGTTCCGAGCGGGATTCCTCTCCGGTGTGCTCGACGGACTGTCGCTCGAGCGCGCGGCGCAGTTCGGGGCCCTCATCGCCACCCACGTACTGGAGACCACCGGCACTCAGGAGTGGACCATCGACCCGGCTGCCGCCCGCCGGCGGCTCGTCGACACCTATGGCGACGAGGCCGCCGAGGAACTCTCCACGCTTCTGCCCGCGTGA
- a CDS encoding branched-chain amino acid aminotransferase, translated as MSEFDIRPSTSPRTAAERQAILAAPGFGKYFTDHMVTLPYSNGQWGTPVVEAYAPLSIDPSAVVLHYAQTIFEGLKAYRQADDSISSFRPEQNAARFNRSAQRLAMPQLPEELFMESLRQIVAIDRDWVPAAGGEESLYLRPFMIATETGLGVRPADEYLYSVIASPAGAYFSRGVAPVSVWLCTEYVRASPGGTGAAKFGGNYAASLAAQEQAAAKGCDQVVWLDAIERKYVEEMGGMNLFFVLGSGDSAEIVTPALSGSLLPGVTRDSLLQLARHLGYRVTERKVSVDEWASGVASGEISEVFACGTAAVITPVGSVQHADGGYTVGDGGPGAITMQLREMLTGIQRGSVEDPFGWMTTLV; from the coding sequence ATGTCCGAGTTCGACATCCGTCCGTCCACCTCGCCGAGAACAGCCGCCGAGCGTCAGGCGATCCTTGCCGCCCCTGGCTTCGGCAAGTACTTCACCGACCACATGGTCACCCTCCCGTACTCGAACGGGCAGTGGGGAACCCCGGTCGTCGAGGCCTACGCACCGCTGTCCATCGACCCGTCCGCCGTGGTCCTGCACTACGCCCAGACCATCTTCGAGGGGCTCAAGGCCTACCGCCAGGCCGATGACTCGATCTCCTCCTTCCGGCCTGAACAGAACGCCGCCCGCTTCAACCGCTCCGCGCAGCGCCTGGCTATGCCGCAACTGCCGGAAGAGCTGTTCATGGAGTCGCTGCGCCAGATCGTGGCAATCGACCGTGACTGGGTTCCGGCCGCCGGGGGTGAGGAGTCGCTTTACCTGCGGCCCTTCATGATCGCCACCGAGACCGGGCTCGGCGTGCGGCCAGCTGACGAGTACCTCTACTCGGTGATCGCCTCGCCGGCGGGCGCGTATTTCTCCCGGGGAGTGGCCCCGGTGAGCGTCTGGTTGTGCACCGAGTACGTGCGCGCCAGCCCCGGCGGCACCGGGGCGGCCAAGTTCGGCGGCAACTACGCCGCCTCGTTGGCAGCCCAGGAGCAGGCCGCCGCCAAGGGGTGCGACCAGGTGGTCTGGCTCGATGCGATCGAACGCAAGTACGTCGAGGAGATGGGGGGGATGAACCTGTTCTTCGTCCTCGGTTCCGGCGATTCTGCAGAGATCGTGACCCCCGCACTGTCCGGGTCGTTGCTGCCGGGGGTCACCCGCGACAGCCTGCTGCAGCTGGCCCGCCACCTCGGATACCGTGTCACCGAGCGCAAGGTCTCCGTGGATGAGTGGGCGTCTGGCGTGGCCTCAGGCGAGATCTCCGAGGTCTTCGCGTGTGGCACCGCCGCCGTCATCACCCCGGTCGGTTCGGTGCAGCACGCGGACGGTGGCTACACCGTCGGCGACGGCGGGCCGGGCGCCATCACCATGCAGCTCCGCGAGATGCTCACCGGCATCCAGCGCGGATCCGTGGAGGACCCCTTCGGCTGGATGACTACGCTGGTCTGA
- a CDS encoding DUF3043 domain-containing protein: protein MKLRAFGSRDDETNKSSPEVRPEAALASEPSVDPRRPAGKGKPTPRRRDQERARGMRQGPVTAPVTRKEARERRKAARATMTKDERRAAKADDRAAREERRQLMMEGDDRYVLSRDRGEVRRFARDWVDTHRRLINWFMPLALFVIVFQLVPNPALMAYSQTLFLVLIAVVIIDGVLLGRTVNRAVRERFPSTDDTGFGMGWYAVMRATQPRMLRTPRPRVRPGDAI from the coding sequence GTGAAGTTGCGCGCATTCGGCTCCAGAGACGACGAGACCAACAAAAGCTCCCCCGAGGTGCGGCCCGAGGCTGCACTTGCATCCGAGCCGTCCGTCGACCCGCGCCGCCCCGCGGGCAAGGGCAAGCCGACGCCCCGGCGCCGCGACCAGGAGCGAGCCCGCGGCATGCGCCAGGGGCCGGTGACCGCACCGGTCACCCGGAAAGAGGCCAGGGAACGCCGCAAGGCCGCGCGGGCCACCATGACCAAGGACGAGCGTCGGGCCGCCAAGGCCGACGATCGTGCGGCCCGCGAGGAGCGCCGGCAGCTCATGATGGAGGGCGACGACCGCTACGTGCTCTCCCGCGATCGAGGCGAGGTCCGTCGCTTCGCCCGCGACTGGGTGGACACCCACCGACGCCTCATCAACTGGTTCATGCCGCTAGCCCTGTTCGTGATCGTGTTCCAGCTCGTCCCGAACCCGGCCCTCATGGCCTACAGTCAAACCCTGTTCCTGGTCCTCATCGCGGTGGTCATCATTGACGGCGTCCTCCTCGGACGGACCGTCAACCGTGCAGTCCGTGAGAGGTTCCCGTCCACCGACGACACCGGTTTCGGCATGGGCTGGTATGCGGTCATGCGCGCGACCCAGCCCCGGATGCTCCGCACCCCACGTCCCCGGGTCCGCCCGGGCGACGCGATCTGA
- a CDS encoding iron-sulfur cluster assembly accessory protein: MTTAENTATGVLLTDAAASKAKALLDQEGRDDLSLRIAVQPGGCAGLRYQLFFDDRSLDGDVVDDFGGIKLAVDRMSVPYLTGASIDFVDTIEKQGFTIDNPQATGSCACGDSFN; encoded by the coding sequence ATGACCACTGCGGAGAACACCGCTACCGGCGTACTGCTCACGGACGCCGCCGCCTCCAAGGCCAAGGCCCTGCTCGATCAGGAGGGTCGTGACGACCTCTCGCTGCGCATCGCCGTCCAGCCCGGTGGATGCGCGGGACTGCGCTACCAGCTCTTCTTTGACGACCGATCGCTCGACGGTGACGTCGTGGACGACTTCGGCGGGATCAAGCTCGCCGTCGACCGGATGAGCGTGCCGTACCTCACGGGCGCCTCGATCGACTTCGTCGACACCATCGAGAAGCAGGGCTTCACGATCGACAACCCCCAGGCGACAGGCTCCTGCGCGTGCGGTGACTCGTTCAACTGA